The following proteins come from a genomic window of Oncorhynchus mykiss isolate Arlee chromosome 19, USDA_OmykA_1.1, whole genome shotgun sequence:
- the LOC110497748 gene encoding uncharacterized protein C14orf132-like, with translation MDLSFIAAQIPVMTGAFMDSSPNDNYSADHSLFNSSASVHAASAATSSQTQQDDQSSSSDAIWLWIAIIATIGNIVVVGVVYAFTF, from the coding sequence ATCCCAGTCATGACGGGGGCCTTCATGGACTCCTCACCCAATGACAACTACAGTGCCGACCACTCGCTCTTCAATTCCTCGGCCAGTGTCCACGCCGCCTCTGCGGCGACCTCATCCCAGACCCAGCAGGACGACCAGTCCTCGTCCAGTGATGCCATCTGGCTCTGGATTGCCATCATCGCTACTATTGGCAACATTGTGGTGGTGGGAGTGGTCTACGCATTCACCTTCTGA